The Kribbella amoyensis genomic sequence GCGGGCCTCGATCGCGTCCTCGATCACGTCGTCGAGCTTGATCCCGCCACGGGCCAGGAACTTGATGCCGTTGTCCGGCATCGGGTTGTGGCTGGCGGACAGCATCACACCGAGGTCGGCGCCGGTCGAACCGGTCAGGTACGCGACGGCGGGCGTCGGCAGGACGCCGAGCTTGAACACGTCGACGCCGGCGCTGGCCAGACCGGCCACCACGGCAGCTTCCAGGAACTCTCCACTGGCCCGCGGATCCCGGCCCACAACGGCGCGCGGCCGGTGCCCTTCGAAGGCACCGGCCTCGCCGAGTACGTGAGCTGCCGCGACCGAGAGGTCGAGCGCCAGCTCAGCGGTCAGGTCCACGTTCGCCAGGCCACGGACACCGTCCGTGCCGAACAAACGCGCCATGTCAGATGATCAGCGCTTGCTGTACTGAGGCGCCTTGCGGGCCTTCTTCAGACCAGCCTTCTTGCGCTCCTTGATCCGCGCGTCGCGGGTGAGCAGACCGGCCTTCTTCAGACCCGGCCGGTTCGCCTCCTCGTCGGCGGCGTTCAGGCAGCGGGCGACACCCAGCTGCAGCGCACCGGCCTGGCCGGTGATGCCACCGCCGTTGATCCGGGCGATGACGTCGTAGGAGCCCTCGAGGCCGGCCACGACGAACGGCTCGTTGACGTGCTGCTGGTGCACCTTGTTCGGGAAGTACACGTCCAGCGGCTTGCCGTTGACGGTCCAGTTACCCGTGCCCGGGACGAGACGCACGCGCGCCACGGCCTCCTTGCGGCGACCGGTCGCACCGGCCGGGTTGATCACCGCGACGCGGCCCGACTCGGCGCGCTGCTCCGGAGTGGGGTTGGTCTCGGAGGTGTAGGCGACCGGGCCCTCGTTGTCGATGGGCACCTCGGTGTCGAACTCTTCGGTCTCGGTGGTGATGTCGCTCACGCTGGAAATCCTCGTTTACCTGGCTCGTCGATCGCTCTACTGGGCGATCTGGGTGATCTCGAACGGCTTCGGCTGCTGGGCGCTGTGCGGGTGCTCCGGACCGGCGTACACCTTCAGCTTGGTGAGCAGCTTCCGGCTGAGACGGTTCTTCGGCAGCATGCCCCAGACAGCCTTCTCGACGGCCTTGCGAGGGTCCTTGGCCAGGATCTCGCCGATCGGCGTGGCCGTCAGACCACCCGGGTGACCCGAGTGGCGGTACGCCAGCTTGTCCGTGCGCTTGTTGCCGGACAGGGCGACCTTGGAGGCGTTGATGACGACGACGAAGTCGCCGCCGTCCACATGCGGTGCGAACGTCGGCTTGTGCTTGCCGCGCAGCAGGGTGGCGATCTGGACGGCGAGCCGACCGAGCGTGACGTCGGTGGCGTCGATCACGTGCCACTCACGAGTGACGTCAGCAGGCTTCGGGCTGTACGTGCGCACGGTCGTTGACCTTCGTTTCTCAGAGGTTGACAAAACTGGAGCGTCGGGCGCGGTCCGCCGTGACCGGCAGGGACCTGGAACGCACAACAGCAGCCCAGAATACCGGCCGTCACGCGTCGGGGTCAAAGTGAGCGTGACCGCCTCCGGGACCCCGGCTTGGAAGCCGAGTCCGACCGCACTAGTTTAGCGGTGAAGATTGAAGTCCGAACCGCGTCCCGCCGGCTGACGATAACCCTCACTCACCAGGCGATGACGCCAGCTTCCGAAGAGGGCATTGTGACCGAACAGTCGCTCACCGTCCGGGACAACCGGACCGGCAAGGACTACGACCTTGCCATCACCGATGGCACCATCCGTGCCGCCGATCTCAAGCAGATCAGCGCAACCGACGGCGACGGCGGGCTCGCAACCTACGACCCCGGCTTCGTCAACACCGCTTCGACCCGGTCGTCCGTCACCTTCATCGACGGCGACAAGGGCATCCTGGAGTACCGCGGGTACCCGATCGAGCAGCTCGCCGAGCAGTCCAACTACCTCGAGGTCGCGTACCTGCTGGTGAACGGCTCGCTGCCGAACAAGGCGGAGTACGAGGCCTGGGTGCACGACGTGACGTATCACACGTTCGTGCACGAGAACCTGAAGACCTTCATGCAGGGCTTCCGGTACGACGCGCACCCGATGGGCATGCTGCTCGCCTCGGTCGGCGCGCTGTCCACGTTCTACCCCGAGTCGCGGGAGATCTTCGACGAGGAGTCGCGGGCACTGCAGATCCGCCGGCTGATCGCGAAGATGCCGACGCTCGGCGCGTTCTCGTACCGGCACGCCCAGGGCAAGCCGTACATCTACCCGGACAACGAGCTCAGCTACGCGGCGAACTTCCTCTCCATGCTCTTCAAGATGAGCGAGCCCAAGTACGCCGCCGACGACCGGCTGGTGCGCGCGCTGGAGATCCTGTTCATCCTGCACGCCGACCACGAGCAGAACGCCTCCACCAACGCCGTCCGGGCGATCGGTTCGACCCAGGTCGACCCGTACAGCGCGGTCACCGGTGGCATCGCCGCCCTCTACGGCCCGCTGCACGGCGGCGCCAACGAGGCCGTCCTGAAGATGCTGCGCCGGATCGGCACCGTCGACAACGTGCCGTCGTTCATCGAGGGCGTGAAGAACGGCGAAGAGCGGCTGATGGGCTTCGGCCACCGGGTCTACAAGAACTACGACCCGCGCGCGAAGATCATCAAGAAGGCCGCCGACGACGTGTTCGAGGTGACCGGGATCAACCCGTTGCTGAAGATCGCCGTCGAGCTGGAGAAGATCGCGCTGGAGGACGAGTACTTCGTCTCCCGCAAGCTCTACCCGAACGTCGACTTCTACTCCGGCCTGATCTACGAGGCGCTGCAGTTCCCGCCGGAGATGTTCACCGTGCTGTTCGCGATCCCGCGGACCTCGGGCTGGCTGGCCCAGTGGCTGGAGATGCTGAACGACGGCGACCAGAAGATCGCCCGGCCGAAGCAGATCTACACCGGTGCCCGCGGCACCCAGTACGTCCCGATGGGCGACCGCTGACCGCTGCCTGACCTCGGACGGCCTCTCGACAGCGTCGAGGGGCCGTTCGCCGTTCTGGAAGAAATCTTTCCGGCACCATGGTGATGAAGACGACATCCTCCTGAACGCCCCGCAGGAGGTCACCATGCGCTTCGCCCTGCTCCCACTGCCGTTGTTGCTCCGGCCACTCCCCCGGAGGCCGTATCCCCGGCCGCACCGGCCGCCGTCCCGGCCCAGACCGACGTCCGGGTGGCGATGTGGGACGTCCTCACCGCGCTCAAGGCGGCGTCGGTGCAGACCACCCGGTGCAACTACAACGTTGCCCCGGGCATCGATATCCGGGTGATGGGCCGGACCGTGCACGACGAGTACCTGCGCAACTTCTGGCACCTGCGGGACACCTGCCGGGCCAACGGCGGCGTCATCACCTGACCTGGTTAACGCCGCCCGAATTAACCAGCACCGATGCGTTGACGCCTTCTGACCACAGGTTAATGCTTTCACCATGACCCGGGCCCGCATCACCCTCCGCGACGTGGCGGCGGCGGCCGGGGTCTCGGTGGCGACCTGCTCGTACGTGCTGAGCGGCCGCGCGGACCGGACCACGCCGTTGCCAGAAGCAACGAGGCGGCGGGTCGAGGAGGCGGCGCGGCAGCTCGGGTACAAGGGCAACACGGCCGCCCGGAGCCTGCGCCGGCAGCGCTCCGAGCTGATCGCCCTGGTGTACGCACCGCCGGTCGGGCCCTGGCTGGACCGGCTCACCCTGCAGTGCGAGGACATCGCCGCCGGGCACGGGTACTCCGTGATCGGCGTGCCGATCCGGCGGCTCGACCGGGCCGCGCAGTCGTTGCGGGTGATCACCCGCGGCCACGTGGACGGTGCGATCTTCGCACCCGACCTGGCCGACTTCCTCGACCTGACCGCGGCCCGGCGGTCGACCCGGGCGCTGCTGGCGTTCAGCGAGCATCTCGAGGCCCCCGGCATCGACATCGTCCGGAACAACGTCCGGGAGGCGGTGGCCGAGGCGACCGCGTACCTGCTGGCGTCCGGCCGGCGGCGGATCGCGTTCCTGTCGCACGCGCAGACGGTGAACCCGGCGCGCAGCGACCGGTACCAGGGCTACCTGGACGCGCTCGGGGCGGCCGGGGTCGCGATCGACCCGCGGCTGGTCCGGGCCGGCGCCGCCGCCCGGGAGGACGCGGTGCTCGTCGTCCGCGACCTGCTCGACCTGCCCGACCCGCCGGACGCGCTGGTGTCCGAGTCGGACCGGGGCGCGTTCGCCGCGTTGCAGGCCGCCGCCGACCGTGGCGTCAAGGTGCCCGACGACCTGGCCGTGATCGGCACCGGCAACACCCGGGAGGCCAGCTACTCCGCGCCGCCGTTGACCAGCGTCGGCATGTACCAGCTGGACTTCACCGCGATCGTCGAGGCGCTGTTCGCGCGGATCGACGATCCCACGCTGCCGGCCCGGCAGCTGTCCCTGCCCTGGATCCTGAACCGCCGCCAGTCGGCCTGAGGTCCGCGGCCCCCGCACGTCCCCTCACCGAAAGGCTCACCGATGCCCGCCCTCAGCTCGCTCGACCGCCGGTCCTTCCTGCGCCTCGGTCTCGGCGTCACCGTCCTGGGCGCCGTCGGCACCGGCTGCGCGCCGGCCACGCCGAAGTCCGGCAGCACCGACTCCCGTACCTTCACGATCTACTGGAACGCCGGCCACGCGTACAAGGCGTACCAGCAGGTGATCGACCAGTTCGGCAAGGATCACGACCTGGTGATGAACTGGCAGAAGTTCCAGTGGCCCGACCTGACCACCAAGCTCACCGCGGACTTCCGGTCCGGCAACGTGCCCGACCTGGTCGAGGAGGTCTCGGCCGGCACCGGCACCCAGTACGGGCTGGACAGGAACGTGCTCGCCCTGGACGACCTGGCCAAGGCGGATCCCGGCTTCGGGTTCCCGGACGACTTCATCACGGCGGCGGTGAGCGCGCGGCAGTACGAGGGCAAGACGTACTCGATCCCGCTGCACCTGACCGCGAACGGGCTGCTGTTCTACAACAAGGGGATGCTGTCGGCCGCCGGGTTCGACCAGCCGCCGGCCACCTGGGAGGAGTTCCTCGAGGTGGCGAAGGCGACCACCAAGGACAAGGTCAGCGGGACCTCGCTGAACTCGGACTTCTCCTACAGCGCGCCGTTCTACAACCAACAGAACGTTGCCTTTAGCAATGTCTCGGCGAAGCAGTTCCTGGAGCCGGCCGCGGCGGCCCGGGTCGCGCTGCAGTACATGCAGGACCTGGTCTTCACCCACAAGGTGTCGCCCGCGCCGGTCGCGACGACCGACTACTCCGGGCCGCAGAAGCTCTTCTCGGCCCAGCGGGCCGCGATGTTCCTGTCCGGGCCGTGGGACATCGGCCCGATCCGGCAGGGCAGCCCGGACATCGACCTCGGCCTGACCGTTCCGCTGACCGGGACGACGCAGTCCGCCTCGATGGCCGGCGGCGGGCTGATGATCCCGGCGAAGGCGAAGGACCCGAAGCTGTCCTGGGAGCTGATCACCCGGCTCGCCGCGGTCCAGACCGAACTGGCCGCGAGCAAGGAGGCCGGGATGTCGATGCCGCGGAAGAGCTGGGCGGCCGACCCGTCGGTGGCGTCCGACCCCGCGATGGGGGTGATCGCCAAGGCGCTCGCGATCGTGGCCAAGCAGGACGTCGGGCTGTCCGCGAGCGGCAAGGCGGCGCAGATCAACGAGCTCTACAAGAAGGCCTACCAGCAGATCATCATCCAGCACGCGCCGGTCGAGGCGACGCTGGCGGACTTCCGCAAGCAGGCCGGAGCGGCCCTGTGAACCGTCGCCGGCAGGCGGCCACCGCGTGGCTCTTCCTCAGCCCGGCGGTGATCTTCTTCGTCCTGCTCTTCTTCCTCCCGATCGGCAACCAGCTGCTCACCGGCCTGTACGACGCGGACGGCGTGAACTTCGTCGGCCTGGACAACTTCACCCGCGCCCTCGGTGACCCCGAAGTGGTGCACTCGTTCCTGATCACCCTGGGGTACGCCGCGGGCACGCTCGTCGTGGGGACCGCGGTCGGGCTGGGGCTCGCGGTGATCCTCAACCAGGCGATCCCCGGCCGGACCCTGTTCCGTTCGGTGCTGCTGATCCCGTACCTGACCTCGGTGTCCATCATCGGCCTGCTCTGGCGCAACATCCTCGATCCGCAGGTGGGGATCCTGAACCGGCTGCTCGACCAGTTCGGCCTGCCCGGACAGACCTGGCTCAGTACCCATCCACTGGCCACCATCGTCGGGATCACGGTCTGGTCCAGCGCCGGGTACACGATGGTGCTCTTCCTGGCCGGTCTGCAGGGCATCCCCGGCCTGTACTACGAGGCCGCGCGGATCGACGGGGCCGGACCGTGGCGCCGCTTCTTCTCGATCACGTTGCCGTTGCTCACCCCGACCACCTTGTTCGTCTCGATCATCGGGCTGATCAGCACCCTGCAGCAGTTCGCGCTGCCGTACATCGTCACCGGTGGCGGCCCGGGCAACGCGACCTCGTTGTACGCGCACCGGTTGTTCCTGGTCGCGTTCAACGACAACGACTTCGGCTACGCGTCGGCGTTGTCGGTGTTGCTGCTGCTCGTGGTGCTCGTCCTGTCCCTGGTCCAGCTCAAGATCGGAGACCGTGCCGATGCCGCCCACTAGTTCGCTGCTCCGGGACAGCTCGATCGACCGCGACCGGCTGTTCCCCGGCGACCGCCTCGCGGCGTACGCGCTGCTGGTGAT encodes the following:
- a CDS encoding carbohydrate ABC transporter permease — translated: MNRRRQAATAWLFLSPAVIFFVLLFFLPIGNQLLTGLYDADGVNFVGLDNFTRALGDPEVVHSFLITLGYAAGTLVVGTAVGLGLAVILNQAIPGRTLFRSVLLIPYLTSVSIIGLLWRNILDPQVGILNRLLDQFGLPGQTWLSTHPLATIVGITVWSSAGYTMVLFLAGLQGIPGLYYEAARIDGAGPWRRFFSITLPLLTPTTLFVSIIGLISTLQQFALPYIVTGGGPGNATSLYAHRLFLVAFNDNDFGYASALSVLLLLVVLVLSLVQLKIGDRADAAH
- the rpsI gene encoding 30S ribosomal protein S9, translating into MSDITTETEEFDTEVPIDNEGPVAYTSETNPTPEQRAESGRVAVINPAGATGRRKEAVARVRLVPGTGNWTVNGKPLDVYFPNKVHQQHVNEPFVVAGLEGSYDVIARINGGGITGQAGALQLGVARCLNAADEEANRPGLKKAGLLTRDARIKERKKAGLKKARKAPQYSKR
- a CDS encoding ABC transporter substrate-binding protein; this encodes MPALSSLDRRSFLRLGLGVTVLGAVGTGCAPATPKSGSTDSRTFTIYWNAGHAYKAYQQVIDQFGKDHDLVMNWQKFQWPDLTTKLTADFRSGNVPDLVEEVSAGTGTQYGLDRNVLALDDLAKADPGFGFPDDFITAAVSARQYEGKTYSIPLHLTANGLLFYNKGMLSAAGFDQPPATWEEFLEVAKATTKDKVSGTSLNSDFSYSAPFYNQQNVAFSNVSAKQFLEPAAAARVALQYMQDLVFTHKVSPAPVATTDYSGPQKLFSAQRAAMFLSGPWDIGPIRQGSPDIDLGLTVPLTGTTQSASMAGGGLMIPAKAKDPKLSWELITRLAAVQTELAASKEAGMSMPRKSWAADPSVASDPAMGVIAKALAIVAKQDVGLSASGKAAQINELYKKAYQQIIIQHAPVEATLADFRKQAGAAL
- the rplM gene encoding 50S ribosomal protein L13, with protein sequence MRTYSPKPADVTREWHVIDATDVTLGRLAVQIATLLRGKHKPTFAPHVDGGDFVVVINASKVALSGNKRTDKLAYRHSGHPGGLTATPIGEILAKDPRKAVEKAVWGMLPKNRLSRKLLTKLKVYAGPEHPHSAQQPKPFEITQIAQ
- a CDS encoding LacI family DNA-binding transcriptional regulator, with the translated sequence MTRARITLRDVAAAAGVSVATCSYVLSGRADRTTPLPEATRRRVEEAARQLGYKGNTAARSLRRQRSELIALVYAPPVGPWLDRLTLQCEDIAAGHGYSVIGVPIRRLDRAAQSLRVITRGHVDGAIFAPDLADFLDLTAARRSTRALLAFSEHLEAPGIDIVRNNVREAVAEATAYLLASGRRRIAFLSHAQTVNPARSDRYQGYLDALGAAGVAIDPRLVRAGAAAREDAVLVVRDLLDLPDPPDALVSESDRGAFAALQAAADRGVKVPDDLAVIGTGNTREASYSAPPLTSVGMYQLDFTAIVEALFARIDDPTLPARQLSLPWILNRRQSA
- a CDS encoding citrate synthase, coding for MTEQSLTVRDNRTGKDYDLAITDGTIRAADLKQISATDGDGGLATYDPGFVNTASTRSSVTFIDGDKGILEYRGYPIEQLAEQSNYLEVAYLLVNGSLPNKAEYEAWVHDVTYHTFVHENLKTFMQGFRYDAHPMGMLLASVGALSTFYPESREIFDEESRALQIRRLIAKMPTLGAFSYRHAQGKPYIYPDNELSYAANFLSMLFKMSEPKYAADDRLVRALEILFILHADHEQNASTNAVRAIGSTQVDPYSAVTGGIAALYGPLHGGANEAVLKMLRRIGTVDNVPSFIEGVKNGEERLMGFGHRVYKNYDPRAKIIKKAADDVFEVTGINPLLKIAVELEKIALEDEYFVSRKLYPNVDFYSGLIYEALQFPPEMFTVLFAIPRTSGWLAQWLEMLNDGDQKIARPKQIYTGARGTQYVPMGDR